Proteins encoded within one genomic window of Fusarium musae strain F31 chromosome 4, whole genome shotgun sequence:
- a CDS encoding hypothetical protein (MEROPS:MER0026545), producing the protein MTAPRLLQKSSLSISRPTIFLIHRTAISPISRRRTFSQCQYRAQQHSERELQERLQAARPLVPHRAARKFTQAGSSRNSRLTVIATVLAAIGFYFYNSQTVPVTGRRRFNFLSDSMVARAHSKAAAQVIEQVRAQGGHFLSEWDPRTILVRRVMKKLIPVSGMADLNWEIFVIADNGTANAFVLPGGKVFVHSGIINVCRSEDALAAVLGHEIAHNTASHAAERLSAAWVGNLTAGSLFFLAGALPGLALFGLWNVVGGYYLQDLLFYLPMGRKQESEADYIGLMMMAEACYDPRAALGFWQRMHALQHASGEEAPEMLSTHPSNENRIVKISEWLPKALEKRAESDCRGTAAFADRFRDAIRRRSTTVVV; encoded by the exons ATGACTGCCCCTCGTTTACTTCAAAAGTCATCACTGAGCATAAGCCGCCCGACCATTTTCCTTATTCATCGCACTGCCATATCCCCTATCTCTCGTCGTAGGACCTTCTCGCAATGCCAATATCGCGCCCAGCAACATTCCGAACGAGAACTACAAGAGCGCCTACAAGCTGCGCGACCCCTCGTCCCACATCGTGCTGCGCGCAAGTTCACACAAGCGGGCAGTAGTCGCAATTCGCGTCTCACCGTGATAGCAACCGTTCTCGCCGCCATTGGCTTCTACTTCTACAACTCTCAGACTGTGCCGGTCACGGGCCGTCGAAGATTCAATTTCCTCTCTGATTCTATGGTCGCACGTGCGCATTCGAAAGCAGCTGCACAGGTCATTGAGCAGGTCAGAGCGCAGGGTGGTCATTTTCTATCAGAATGGGATCCAAGGACTATCTTGGTCAGGAGGGTAATGAAGAAGTTGATCCCCGTGAGCGGCATGGCGGACCTCAATTGGGAGATATTTGTGATAGCTGATAATG GAACAGCAAACGCCTTTGTCCTCCCTGGAGGTAAAGTGTTTGTGCATAGTGGTATTATCAACGTCTGCCGCAGTGAGGATGCCCTCGCAGCAGTACTAGGGCACGAGATCGCGCATAATACAGCCTCTCACGCAGCAGAGCGCCTCTCTGCTGCATGGGTAGGAAATCTTACGGCCGGAAGCTTGTTCTTCCTCGCTGGAGCTCTGCCTGGCCTTGCGCTCTTTGGACTTTGGAATGTCGTGGGAGGATATTACCTACAAGATCTACTCTTCTACCTTCCCATGGGTCGCAAGCAGGAAAGCGAGGCAGACTACATCGGCCTAATGATGATGGCCGAAGCCTGTTATGACCCCCGTGCAGCTTTGGGCTTCTGGCAGCGAATGCACGCGCTTCAGCATGCCagcggagaagaagccccAGAAATGCTGAGCACTCATCCATCC AACGAGAATCGGATTGTCAAGATTAGTGAATGGCTGCCaaaggctcttgagaagcgagCGGAGAGTGATTGCCGTGGAACAGCAGCGTTTGCGGACCGATTCCGTGACGCGATCCGAAGGAGATCTACTACAGTTGTCGTATAA
- a CDS encoding hypothetical protein (EggNog:ENOG41), which yields MSDLFNLDVQRTRLSRRHGPEPGSAPAPTLPELSAIQTAEAKLPRPGSDDYLRGVSQEDVVRHIIQDIVPACNGQGSSSRYYGFVTGGTLPIAEWADNVVSRLDQNVQVHLPAQTIATALEVAALEMLVSLLRLGDWKGRTFTTGATGSNVLGLACGREAILEKRGQSIGEVGLLAACLSAGVKELQILTSAGHSSLSKAASIVGFGRGAVKELRLNDSEPWRLDLEALERELQTKDTASVIALSAGEVNTGRYALTGAEEMRKVRELADKYGAWIHVDGAFGIFACALPEEDDYKILRDRVEGIELVDSITVDGHKLLNVPYDCGMFLTRSPAILQSVFTNPNAAYLSTGWASSIPSPLNIGLENSRRFRALPAYAVLLSEGRPGMAKLLANMTALSRRVAAFLRDSEHYELLPDDGADLNEIFMIVLFRAKDSILNNELVQKINETRQMYVSGTSWKGEKAVRMAVSNWMVDVARDFRVVTSILNHVAEGKVFDINNC from the exons ATGAGTGACTTATTCAATCTCGACGTCCAACGGACCCGTTTATCCCGTCGCCATGGCCCCGAGCCCGGCTCCGCTCCGGCACCTACTCTTCCCGAGTTATCTGCCATTCAGACCGCCGAAGCCAAGCTCCCTCGGCCTGGTTCGGATGACTACCTCCGAGGTGTCTCACAGGAAGATGTTGTACGACACATCATACAGGACATTGTTCCCGCGTGTAACGGTCAGGGCAGTTCGTCCCGTTACTACGGGTTTGTCACTGGTGGTACTCTTCCTATTGCTGAGTGGGCAGACAATGTAGTCTCCCGCCTGGATCAGAATGTCCAGGTCCATCTGCCAGCGCAGACAATTGCGACCGCACTGGAGGTTGCAGCTTTGGAGATGCTCGTTTCGCTACTGAGACTTGGAGATTGGAAAGGGCGCACCTTCACGACTGGAGCTACGGGCAGTAATGTTCTCGGACTTGCATGTGGACGCGAGGCCATCTTGGAGAAACGCGGGCAGAGTATTGGTGAGGTCGGCTTGCTTGCGGCTTGTCTTTCTGCTGGCGTCAAGGAGCTCCAGATCCTCACAAGTGCAGGCCATAGCTCCTTGTCTAAGGCAGCGAGTATTGTCGGCTTCGGACGAGGAGCTGTGAAGGAGCTGAGACTCAACGATAGTGAGCCATGGAGATTGGATCTTGAGGCTCTGGAAAGAGAACTTCAGACGAAAGACACCGCAAGTGTTATTGCATTAAGCGCTGGAGAGGTTAACACCGGGCGATATGCTTTAACGGGAGCTGAAGAGATGCGTAAAGTAAGGGAGTTGGCGGACAAGTATGGAGCTTGGATTCATGTCGATGGAG CCTTCGGTATCTTTGCTTGCGCTCTTCCCGAAGAGGACGACTACAAAATCCTTCGTGATCGTGTTGAGGGGATCGAGTTAGTAGACAGTATCACCGTTGACGGgcacaagcttctcaatgTC CCCTATGACTGCGGCATGTTCCTCACGCGATCACCTGCTATTCTTCAATCCGTCTTCACCAACCCCAATGCTGCATATCTCTCCACGGGGTGGGCCTCCAGCATTCCCTCGCCCCTAAATATTGGCCTTGAGAACTCGCGGCGGTTCCGTGCCCTCCCCGCATATGCTGTTCTCCTCAGTGAAGGTCGACCAGGGATGGCAAAGTTGCTGGCCAACATGACTGCTTTATCCCGCCGAGTCGCTGCGTTCTTGAGGGACTCGGAGCACTACGAGCTACTCCCCGACGACGGTGCTGACTTGAATGAGATCTTCATGATTGTTCTTTTCCGTGCTAAGGATTCCATTTTGAACAATGAGCTAGTTCAGAAGATCAATGAGACCCGGCAGATGTATGTGAGTGGCACAAGCTGGAAGGGAGAAAAGGCTGTACGAATGGCTGTATCCAACTGGATGGTTGATGTCGCCAGAGATTTCAGGGTGGTGACTTCTATATTGAATCACGTGGCAGAGGGAAAGGTGTTCGACATCAACAACTGTTGA
- a CDS encoding hypothetical protein (EggNog:ENOG41) yields MSETYTTAEVGKHKDEANGFWLIVENDVYDVTKFIDEHPGGAKILKRWSGKNATKAFWKYHNEHVLAKYGKDLKIGAVGESAKL; encoded by the exons ATGTCCGAGACATATACTACCGCTGAGGTTGGAAAGCACAAGGATGAGGCCAATGGTTTCTGGCTCATTGTTGAGAATGACGTTTACGACGTGACCA AGTTCATCGATGAACATCCCGGTGGTGCTAAGATCCTGAAGCGCTGGTCTGGAAAGAACGCTACCAAGGCCTTCTGGAAGTACCACAACGAGCATGTCCTGGCAAAGTATGGCAAGGACCTCAAGATTGGCGCTGTCGGCGAGAGCGCCAAGCTATAG